The following proteins come from a genomic window of Proteiniphilum propionicum:
- a CDS encoding SPFH domain-containing protein codes for METNEFKFKGFKTNGFLMLFLLLVLLAATMWIFFQGVWGIFAGIFMIVVWVILMFGFTKLEPNEAIVMIFFGKYKGVLKETGFFWVNPFMTRKKLSMRARNLNVEPIKVNDKVGNPVLIGLVLVWKLRDTYKAMFEIDAQTMASKMGKDGAVTYTVSKQMDAFENFVAVQSDAALRQVAGQYAYDNNVATGNEITLRSGGEEINNDLLKELNSRLDMAGIEIVEARINYLAYAPEIAAVMLRRQQAEAIISAREKIVEGAVTMVKMALDRIEDESIVELDSDKKAAMVSNLLVVLCADESAQPVLNTGTLYQ; via the coding sequence ATGGAAACAAATGAATTCAAATTTAAAGGTTTTAAAACCAATGGCTTCCTGATGCTTTTTTTATTGCTTGTTCTGTTGGCAGCTACCATGTGGATTTTCTTTCAAGGCGTTTGGGGAATTTTTGCAGGTATTTTTATGATTGTTGTATGGGTTATCCTCATGTTTGGCTTTACAAAGCTTGAGCCGAATGAAGCTATTGTGATGATTTTCTTCGGAAAATATAAAGGTGTACTTAAAGAGACCGGATTCTTTTGGGTAAATCCGTTCATGACTAGGAAAAAGCTATCTATGAGGGCCCGTAACTTAAACGTTGAGCCAATTAAAGTGAACGATAAAGTAGGAAATCCGGTGCTGATTGGATTGGTGCTTGTTTGGAAATTGAGGGATACTTACAAAGCTATGTTTGAGATTGATGCACAAACTATGGCATCGAAGATGGGGAAAGATGGAGCAGTTACTTACACTGTAAGTAAGCAGATGGACGCATTTGAGAATTTTGTCGCTGTGCAGAGTGATGCTGCTTTGCGTCAGGTTGCCGGGCAATATGCTTACGACAACAATGTTGCCACCGGTAACGAAATTACATTGCGATCGGGTGGTGAAGAGATAAACAATGACCTGCTGAAAGAGCTCAACAGCCGCCTCGATATGGCCGGGATAGAGATCGTTGAAGCACGTATCAATTATCTGGCCTATGCACCCGAGATTGCAGCTGTGATGCTTCGTCGCCAGCAGGCTGAAGCAATTATTTCGGCTCGCGAAAAGATAGTTGAAGGTGCTGTTACTATGGTTAAGATGGCGCTCGACAGAATTGAGGATGAGAGTATTGTTGAACTTGATAGTGATAAAAAGGCTGCTATGGTGAGTAACCTGCTTGTGGTACTTTGCGCCGATGAGTCGGCTCAACCTGTATTAAACACGGGCACGTTGTATCAGTAA
- a CDS encoding LysO family transporter — protein MIKIILCIVSGILAGYIVRNRVFVKHTGMLLSVVIMLLLFFLGVSVGKNEEVLNNFSAIGLDAFLLTVGGTVGSLLCAKWVYKRFFDKCSKDKNKNNTSISPSFSDKSNTNLPYSENS, from the coding sequence ATGATTAAAATTATCCTTTGCATAGTATCCGGTATTCTGGCAGGATATATTGTCAGGAACAGAGTCTTTGTGAAACATACCGGAATGCTATTAAGTGTGGTAATAATGCTCTTGCTCTTTTTTCTGGGTGTATCGGTAGGGAAAAATGAAGAGGTATTAAATAATTTTTCCGCTATCGGACTCGATGCATTTTTATTGACTGTTGGGGGAACAGTGGGCAGCCTGTTATGTGCGAAATGGGTCTATAAAAGATTTTTTGACAAATGCTCGAAGGATAAAAACAAAAATAACACAAGTATTAGCCCTTCTTTTTCCGACAAGTCAAACACAAATTTGCCTTATAGCGAGAACAGTTGA
- a CDS encoding lysine exporter LysO family protein, whose product MRQSLIYLLLFITGVVLSVLGLIPEALSESNISEWVLYLLLFLVGIQIGSGKNMFTALKRHGWQISLIPIATTVGTFAGVIIVSLLIPDRSVTDCLSVGAGFAYYSLSSIIITEFRGAELGTVALLANIMREFSVLILAPIMVKYFGKLAPISAGGATTMDTTLPVITKYSGEEYIVIALFHGIIIDFSVPLWVSLFINL is encoded by the coding sequence ATGAGACAATCCCTTATATACCTTCTTCTTTTTATTACCGGTGTTGTGCTTTCAGTGCTGGGATTAATACCTGAAGCATTGAGTGAAAGCAATATCTCTGAGTGGGTACTTTATCTGTTACTTTTTCTTGTAGGTATTCAGATTGGCTCAGGCAAAAATATGTTCACCGCCCTGAAAAGGCATGGATGGCAAATCTCACTTATTCCAATAGCCACCACTGTTGGTACTTTTGCCGGAGTAATAATTGTAAGCCTGTTAATACCTGACAGAAGTGTTACCGACTGCCTTAGCGTAGGCGCTGGTTTTGCCTACTATTCACTCTCGAGTATTATTATCACAGAGTTCAGAGGGGCTGAGTTGGGAACAGTTGCATTACTGGCAAATATTATGCGTGAATTCAGCGTACTAATACTGGCCCCAATTATGGTGAAATATTTCGGGAAGTTGGCACCTATCTCGGCAGGTGGCGCCACAACAATGGACACAACACTTCCTGTAATTACAAAGTATTCAGGAGAGGAATATATTGTTATTGCTCTTTTTCACGGTATAATAATCGATTTTTCAGTGCCTTTATGGGTCTCCTTATTTATAAATCTGTAA
- a CDS encoding metallophosphoesterase: MRTLIYSLIIHLTLNILVFLKGWHAFEGKKAARFILSTVFGTELLVYATGFIFYRNIPGHIIQFIFVMGSSWMLFLLYSGGLWLIVDIIWLIGKKQLRKPWLLKEQPQKVRIFSFLITVFIVSCIMTYGRYRFMHPVIQQIEVNVNKPARELDSIRVAVIGDLHLGYMINRRHAKRFVDLIMAQQPDLILFTGDIIDSYIKPVLESRMDEELSRLSAPLGVFSCTGNHEYRYDAEEKIKLLNNSGIVMLRDSAVLIDSAFYVLGREDLVVPDRKPLHTILNEQKVDISKTVIVMNHTPDNLDEEVDAGADIAIYGHTHYGQAFPGNISTRIIFEVPHGYKRKRNTHIYVTSGIGLAGPQYRIGTVSEMIMMTVHFIRSR, from the coding sequence ATGAGGACACTCATATACTCTTTAATCATTCACCTGACACTAAACATATTGGTTTTCCTAAAAGGGTGGCATGCCTTTGAAGGGAAAAAGGCGGCACGCTTTATACTATCAACGGTTTTTGGAACAGAACTGCTGGTTTATGCCACTGGCTTTATTTTTTATCGAAATATTCCCGGCCACATTATTCAATTTATATTTGTAATGGGTAGCAGCTGGATGCTGTTTCTTTTATATAGTGGTGGACTATGGCTGATTGTTGACATAATCTGGCTCATAGGAAAGAAGCAACTGCGAAAGCCATGGCTACTGAAAGAGCAACCACAGAAGGTTAGGATTTTCTCATTTCTTATTACCGTTTTCATTGTTTCGTGTATCATGACATACGGCAGATACCGGTTCATGCATCCGGTGATACAACAAATAGAGGTTAACGTGAACAAACCGGCAAGAGAACTTGATTCAATAAGGGTTGCAGTAATTGGCGACCTGCATTTGGGATACATGATTAACCGCAGACATGCGAAACGATTTGTGGACTTGATTATGGCACAACAACCCGACCTGATTCTGTTCACTGGCGATATTATTGATTCATACATTAAGCCTGTTCTGGAATCACGGATGGATGAAGAGCTTTCGAGGCTGTCCGCACCATTAGGGGTGTTCTCCTGCACGGGAAACCATGAATATAGATATGATGCCGAGGAGAAAATCAAGCTGCTTAACAATTCCGGCATCGTTATGCTGCGCGATTCAGCTGTTCTTATAGACAGTGCTTTTTATGTTCTGGGGCGTGAAGACCTGGTCGTCCCTGACCGGAAACCACTACATACCATACTTAATGAGCAAAAGGTGGATATCTCTAAAACAGTGATTGTAATGAATCACACTCCTGACAACCTTGATGAAGAGGTTGATGCAGGCGCGGACATCGCGATATACGGGCATACGCACTATGGGCAGGCGTTTCCAGGTAATATCTCAACACGAATAATTTTTGAGGTGCCACACGGTTACAAAAGAAAGCGAAACACACATATATATGTAACATCAGGCATCGGGCTTGCGGGGCCACAGTACCGCATAGGCACAGTTTCAGAGATGATTATGATGACGGTACACTTTATAAGAAGCCGATAG
- a CDS encoding UDP-N-acetylmuramoyl-tripeptide--D-alanyl-D-alanine ligase, with protein METAELYSIFLKYPSVTTDSRLCSKGSIFFALKGERFNGNLFAEEALEAGCAYAVVDEKPEKENNRIILVDNVLESLQKMANYHRKKLKIPIIGITGTNGKTTTKELIAIGLSREFRVAYTQGNFNNHIGVPLTLLSMNKSHEIGVVEMGANHPGDILELCAIAEPDYGLITNVGKAHLEGFGSFDNLVKSKCELYDFIREHNGKVFVNKDSEILYKRSEGMGRILYGKNDLSLFASGTIADATPFLEFDWNFFDKSYRVNTRLVGEFNFDNAIAAVAVCKFFGINAELISAALEEYEPKNHRSQFKRTEKNDLIIDAYNANPTSMKASLDFFTSIPSILPKMVILGEMKELGEVCYDEHRKMMEFLKDQPYDKIYLVGELFKYQPDNTYRLFENVEELIDTLKNESVEGYYILLKGSHSVHLEKAIGFL; from the coding sequence ATGGAAACAGCAGAACTTTACTCAATATTTCTTAAATATCCCTCTGTAACCACCGATTCACGGTTATGTTCCAAAGGTTCTATCTTTTTCGCGTTAAAAGGAGAACGATTCAATGGAAATCTTTTCGCTGAAGAGGCTTTGGAGGCCGGATGTGCATATGCAGTAGTGGATGAAAAGCCGGAAAAAGAGAACAACCGGATAATTCTGGTTGACAATGTGTTGGAGTCGCTCCAAAAAATGGCTAACTACCACCGTAAAAAACTTAAAATACCCATTATAGGAATTACCGGTACAAATGGCAAGACCACTACAAAGGAACTTATTGCCATTGGATTGTCCAGAGAGTTCAGGGTAGCATACACTCAGGGAAACTTTAATAATCATATTGGTGTACCGCTTACGTTGCTATCAATGAATAAATCGCATGAAATAGGAGTAGTTGAAATGGGGGCTAATCATCCGGGCGACATTCTGGAGTTGTGTGCAATTGCTGAGCCCGATTACGGATTAATCACCAATGTTGGAAAAGCTCATCTAGAGGGATTTGGTTCATTTGACAATCTTGTAAAATCGAAATGTGAGCTTTATGATTTTATTCGCGAACACAACGGTAAGGTATTTGTGAATAAAGACAGTGAGATATTATATAAAAGATCTGAAGGTATGGGGCGAATATTGTATGGGAAGAATGACCTGTCGTTATTTGCTTCCGGTACCATTGCCGATGCAACCCCTTTTCTGGAGTTCGACTGGAATTTTTTCGACAAATCCTACAGGGTTAATACCCGCCTGGTGGGTGAATTCAATTTCGATAACGCAATTGCTGCAGTGGCTGTCTGTAAATTTTTCGGGATCAACGCAGAGCTTATAAGTGCGGCACTTGAAGAGTATGAACCAAAAAACCACAGATCTCAGTTTAAACGTACAGAAAAAAATGATCTGATAATAGATGCTTACAATGCCAACCCCACCAGCATGAAAGCATCGCTGGATTTCTTCACCTCAATACCTTCCATACTGCCTAAAATGGTTATCTTGGGAGAGATGAAAGAGTTGGGCGAGGTGTGTTATGATGAACACCGCAAAATGATGGAGTTTCTTAAAGATCAGCCATATGATAAGATTTATCTTGTAGGGGAACTTTTTAAATATCAGCCGGATAATACATACCGTTTATTTGAAAATGTGGAGGAGCTTATCGATACATTGAAGAATGAATCGGTAGAGGGGTATTATATCCTCCTGAAAGGTTCCCATTCGGTACACCTGGAAAAGGCTATCGGCTTCTTATAA
- a CDS encoding C1 family peptidase: MKRLFTIFTLFLITLTLSSQSAYKFNVIKENKITPIKNQSSTGTCWSFSGVGMLESELIRMGKGEFDLSEMYIVRRNYEDKARKYVRLHGHINFAGGGSFADVVETISDFGIIPEEAYPGLSYGSETHDHGEMDKVLKGYMDGVIAAKSLSPVWFDGFAGILDSYLGKVPETFNYKGKEYTAQSFASFLGLNQNDYISLTSFTHHPFYKPFAIEVPDNWRWAYSYNLPVEEMMEVMENAIMNGYTIAWASDVSETGFSRDGIAVVPDVNSTDNAGSDQARWTGLSARERDFDLRSRVGREMLAEKAVTQEMRQLSFDNYQTTDDHGMQIYGIAEDQKGNRYYMVKNSWGETGVYNGLWYASEPFVKYKTISIVLHKDAIPATILTKLGL, translated from the coding sequence ATGAAAAGACTTTTTACTATCTTTACTTTATTCTTAATAACCCTGACATTATCGTCACAGAGTGCTTACAAGTTCAACGTAATAAAAGAAAATAAGATTACCCCCATCAAGAATCAGTCAAGTACCGGAACCTGCTGGAGCTTTTCAGGAGTTGGAATGCTTGAGTCTGAGTTAATCCGTATGGGGAAAGGCGAGTTCGACCTCTCAGAGATGTACATCGTTAGAAGGAACTATGAAGACAAGGCACGGAAATATGTACGGCTCCATGGACATATAAATTTTGCAGGCGGAGGGTCGTTTGCCGATGTGGTAGAGACTATCAGCGATTTTGGGATCATACCCGAGGAAGCTTACCCGGGACTCAGCTATGGATCTGAAACGCACGATCATGGCGAAATGGATAAAGTACTTAAGGGATACATGGATGGCGTAATTGCAGCTAAAAGCCTCTCTCCTGTCTGGTTTGATGGATTTGCAGGGATATTGGACTCTTATCTTGGTAAAGTGCCTGAAACTTTCAACTATAAAGGCAAAGAGTATACAGCCCAATCATTTGCCAGTTTTCTGGGATTAAATCAGAACGATTATATCTCCCTCACCTCTTTCACACACCACCCGTTTTATAAACCTTTTGCTATTGAAGTGCCTGACAACTGGCGTTGGGCTTACTCCTACAACCTTCCTGTTGAAGAAATGATGGAGGTTATGGAAAACGCCATAATGAATGGATATACCATTGCCTGGGCATCAGATGTTAGTGAGACCGGATTCTCCCGCGATGGGATAGCCGTTGTGCCCGACGTGAACTCAACAGATAATGCGGGTAGTGACCAGGCAAGATGGACCGGGTTATCGGCCCGTGAACGGGACTTCGATCTAAGGAGTCGAGTAGGCCGGGAGATGTTGGCAGAAAAAGCCGTCACACAGGAGATGCGCCAGTTGTCTTTCGATAACTATCAGACAACTGATGATCATGGAATGCAGATATACGGTATCGCTGAAGATCAAAAAGGAAACAGGTATTACATGGTAAAAAATTCGTGGGGCGAAACCGGTGTTTACAATGGCCTTTGGTATGCTTCAGAGCCATTTGTAAAGTACAAGACCATAAGTATTGTATTGCATAAGGATGCCATCCCGGCAACAATATTAACGAAGCTGGGGTTATAA
- a CDS encoding ribonuclease H1 domain-containing protein encodes MAQKKFYVVWQGVKPGIYSSWEECRAQVSGFEGALYKSFPTLEEAEKAFSENPRKYVKHKRVMAPSPIIEYKTTESILSESIAVDAACSGNPGKMEYRGVFVADGVEIFHVGPMEGGTNNVGEFLAIVHALALLKKRKNNIPVYSDSINAIKWVSNKKCNTKLVQTEQNKIIFDLINRAEKWLMSNSYTNPILKWNTRSWGEIPADFGRK; translated from the coding sequence ATGGCACAAAAAAAGTTCTACGTAGTATGGCAAGGCGTAAAGCCCGGTATTTACTCTTCCTGGGAAGAGTGCAGGGCACAGGTATCAGGTTTCGAGGGCGCACTTTACAAATCGTTTCCCACTCTGGAGGAGGCTGAAAAAGCTTTTTCCGAAAATCCTCGTAAGTACGTGAAGCACAAAAGAGTCATGGCACCAAGTCCAATTATTGAATACAAAACAACAGAAAGTATTTTATCAGAAAGCATTGCTGTAGATGCTGCCTGCAGCGGTAATCCCGGCAAGATGGAGTACAGGGGTGTTTTTGTGGCCGATGGTGTGGAGATCTTCCATGTGGGCCCAATGGAAGGTGGGACTAACAACGTAGGTGAATTCCTGGCAATAGTGCATGCGTTGGCACTGCTAAAAAAGAGAAAGAACAATATTCCAGTCTATTCCGACAGTATTAATGCAATAAAGTGGGTTTCCAATAAAAAATGCAATACTAAGTTGGTGCAAACTGAACAAAACAAGATTATATTTGATCTTATCAACCGGGCGGAGAAGTGGTTGATGTCAAATAGTTACACCAACCCTATATTGAAATGGAATACCAGATCGTGGGGTGAGATTCCGGCTGACTTCGGTAGAAAATAG
- a CDS encoding TatD family hydrolase, with protein MELYDVHTHQILLEDTDDPYHSCILDVYPLEFEVAKETIERHAFSCGIHPWYSEESENQMTYLKEIAGDPRIIAIGETGLDKLKGPSYEIQIPVFKEHIILSEKLKKPIIIHCVKAWDELLSVFNEAKPSQPWILHGYRGKPELTKRLVREGFYFSVGDDINVESMEIIPIENLFCETDEDVMDIRDVYNQAARAMNIELVEFAGKIAQNIHRVFPTLRPPRSIDPEEVED; from the coding sequence ATGGAATTATACGACGTTCACACTCACCAGATTCTTTTAGAAGATACCGATGACCCGTATCACTCGTGTATCCTTGATGTATATCCACTTGAATTTGAGGTAGCCAAAGAGACTATCGAACGTCATGCATTTTCCTGCGGAATTCATCCATGGTATTCCGAAGAGAGTGAAAATCAGATGACATATCTCAAAGAGATTGCAGGAGACCCCCGCATTATTGCTATTGGAGAAACCGGGCTTGATAAACTTAAAGGCCCCTCATACGAAATTCAGATTCCAGTTTTTAAAGAGCACATTATTCTTTCCGAAAAACTTAAGAAGCCAATTATTATTCACTGCGTGAAGGCATGGGATGAGCTGCTGTCTGTTTTTAATGAAGCCAAACCTTCCCAACCTTGGATACTGCACGGGTATCGCGGGAAACCGGAATTGACGAAGCGACTTGTTCGAGAAGGTTTTTACTTCTCTGTGGGAGACGATATTAATGTGGAGTCTATGGAGATTATTCCAATTGAAAATCTTTTCTGCGAAACTGATGAGGATGTTATGGATATACGTGATGTTTATAATCAGGCAGCACGGGCCATGAATATTGAACTCGTTGAGTTTGCGGGGAAAATCGCACAAAATATTCATCGTGTTTTCCCAACTTTGAGGCCACCAAGGAGTATTGATCCCGAAGAGGTGGAGGATTAA
- the yidD gene encoding membrane protein insertion efficiency factor YidD → MKYLKNLLTWILLLPVYFYRSVISPLKPPSCRYTPTCSRYTIEALKKHGPFKGAYLSAKRILSCNPWGGWGYDPVPEPKVKKHRDATKAE, encoded by the coding sequence TTGAAATATTTAAAGAATTTACTGACATGGATCTTGCTTTTGCCTGTCTATTTCTACCGGTCAGTCATCTCACCGCTAAAACCGCCCAGTTGCCGCTATACCCCTACCTGTTCACGGTACACGATAGAAGCATTGAAAAAGCATGGCCCTTTCAAAGGTGCCTACTTGTCTGCAAAACGTATTTTAAGCTGTAACCCATGGGGAGGATGGGGCTATGATCCCGTGCCGGAACCAAAAGTCAAAAAGCACCGTGATGCAACGAAAGCTGAGTAA
- a CDS encoding ribonuclease P protein component: MKVLQLNPKTVIFVDVIAFGGMLLSMDVIERFRFTKGERITGERRIETLFALGRSFMAYPFRVVYLETEQFALSPLSVLVSIPKKRIKPAVHRNRMKRLFREAYRLNKHLFNTGLLREKDHLEIAFIYVKDDLSDYATVVKGVQKAMRELNNLFAGEASY, from the coding sequence ATGAAAGTGTTACAATTAAATCCAAAAACAGTTATCTTTGTTGATGTAATTGCTTTCGGAGGAATGCTTTTATCTATGGACGTAATTGAGCGATTCAGGTTTACAAAAGGTGAACGTATAACGGGAGAAAGAAGAATTGAAACCCTCTTTGCCCTGGGGCGTTCCTTTATGGCGTACCCGTTCAGGGTGGTATATTTGGAGACGGAGCAATTTGCTCTATCTCCGTTATCGGTACTGGTTAGCATCCCGAAAAAGAGAATAAAGCCTGCAGTACATCGTAACCGTATGAAACGGCTATTTAGGGAGGCATACCGGTTAAATAAACATCTTTTCAATACAGGGCTGCTTAGGGAAAAAGATCATCTTGAGATTGCTTTCATATATGTGAAGGATGACCTTTCCGACTATGCTACTGTTGTGAAAGGTGTGCAGAAAGCTATGAGGGAGTTGAACAATCTATTCGCGGGGGAGGCATCATATTGA
- a CDS encoding uroporphyrinogen-III synthase yields MNARKVKKILISQPKPTTEKSPYFEIADKFHVEMSFFPFIKVDRVSMKEFRQQRINILDFTAIVFTARTAVDKFFSICEELKISMPETMKYFCISETVALYLQKYIVYRKRKIFFSQTGKIDGLSNSLTKHAKEKFLLPVPEEHNDEVTLFLDQKKINYTKSVMYRTVSNEFDENEKLDYDMIIFFSPLGIQSLVTNFPDFKQGDMAIGCFGSATAKAVEDSGLRLDCEAPQPDYPSMTAALEAFLKENHKNHS; encoded by the coding sequence ATGAATGCCCGGAAAGTAAAGAAAATACTCATTTCTCAACCCAAGCCAACGACCGAAAAATCCCCCTATTTTGAAATAGCGGACAAGTTTCACGTGGAGATGTCTTTTTTCCCATTTATTAAAGTGGACAGGGTCTCCATGAAGGAGTTTCGTCAGCAACGTATCAACATACTGGATTTTACGGCAATTGTATTCACTGCCAGAACGGCCGTGGACAAATTTTTCTCAATATGTGAGGAGCTAAAGATATCTATGCCTGAAACAATGAAATATTTCTGCATTTCTGAGACAGTTGCTCTCTATCTGCAAAAATATATTGTTTACAGGAAAAGAAAAATATTCTTCAGTCAAACCGGAAAGATTGACGGACTTAGTAACTCCCTTACTAAGCACGCTAAAGAGAAGTTTCTGTTACCTGTGCCCGAGGAGCATAACGATGAGGTTACACTTTTTCTTGATCAAAAGAAAATTAATTATACCAAAAGCGTGATGTACAGAACGGTAAGTAACGAATTTGATGAAAATGAAAAACTCGACTATGATATGATCATTTTCTTCAGTCCGCTTGGAATACAATCATTGGTGACGAATTTTCCCGATTTCAAGCAAGGCGATATGGCCATCGGTTGTTTCGGGAGTGCTACTGCCAAGGCAGTAGAAGATTCAGGGCTGAGGCTCGATTGCGAGGCTCCCCAGCCCGATTACCCTTCAATGACAGCTGCTTTGGAGGCGTTTCTGAAAGAGAATCACAAGAATCACTCCTGA
- a CDS encoding DUF4271 domain-containing protein: MPDFIADTIENSVPFFLKAETLQDSPDSLLIYFDRFEYLLTDSSHLFFKTDEISAFAFQQLSAGNVGVDFPFSNWVNSVIFLLFLFCFMTFAFVFRREGVALMSNFKNLLTLGKIPASVRKNQVTTTEVWGELFMILQAVLLITIILFTFLWDRGISSFSSAGYLYSFAGFFFGISLLTGLKFLMYRFISTFFMRDEIKSWITRYSRLIELFGLIFFFPAVFYVFLPEFRYFVGIFIIVLFLINRIIIVLELLNIFVKNKIGYFYFFVYLCGTEIAPCLLAYKGVVSIISIAGNYIV; this comes from the coding sequence GTGCCCGATTTTATTGCTGATACAATCGAGAATTCCGTTCCTTTTTTTCTGAAGGCGGAAACGCTTCAAGACAGTCCGGATTCATTACTGATCTATTTCGACCGTTTTGAATATCTTCTTACTGACAGCAGCCACCTTTTTTTTAAAACAGATGAAATTTCCGCATTTGCTTTTCAGCAGTTATCGGCCGGGAATGTAGGTGTCGATTTTCCATTCTCTAACTGGGTGAACAGCGTAATCTTCCTGCTGTTTCTTTTCTGCTTTATGACTTTTGCCTTTGTATTCCGCAGAGAAGGGGTTGCTCTGATGAGTAATTTTAAAAATTTATTAACCCTGGGTAAAATTCCTGCTTCGGTAAGAAAAAATCAGGTGACTACCACTGAGGTGTGGGGTGAGCTATTTATGATTTTGCAGGCTGTACTGCTAATAACAATTATTCTCTTTACTTTTTTATGGGACAGGGGGATATCATCTTTCTCTTCAGCTGGCTATCTTTATAGCTTTGCCGGATTTTTTTTCGGAATATCATTGTTGACCGGACTAAAGTTTTTGATGTACAGGTTTATCAGTACCTTTTTTATGAGAGATGAAATTAAGAGCTGGATTACGAGGTACTCTCGGCTCATTGAACTGTTTGGGCTCATCTTTTTCTTTCCAGCCGTCTTCTATGTCTTCTTGCCTGAGTTCAGATATTTCGTAGGAATCTTTATAATTGTCCTGTTTCTTATCAATCGCATAATCATTGTTCTTGAATTATTAAATATTTTTGTTAAAAATAAAATCGGGTATTTCTATTTTTTTGTGTATCTTTGCGGAACTGAAATTGCGCCCTGCCTGCTGGCCTATAAAGGCGTTGTATCAATAATTAGTATTGCTGGAAATTACATTGTATGA
- a CDS encoding LOG family protein has product MKKRNKEVVVYCASSSEIDPIYFEAAAQLGKMLAENSITCINGAGKQGLMGALNDAVLKYGGKVKGVIPKFMIDAGWGHDSLTETIVTETIHQRKAAMAHAADAVIALPGGVGTLEELAEIITWKQLGLYNNPIVLLNINDYYQPLLSFFEKMIDEKFMRADYSGLWSVASTPGMAINLIEKIPCWNPSFTKYKKKEL; this is encoded by the coding sequence ATGAAAAAGAGAAACAAAGAAGTGGTTGTTTACTGCGCTTCCAGTTCTGAAATAGACCCAATCTATTTTGAAGCGGCAGCACAATTGGGAAAAATGTTGGCAGAGAACAGTATAACCTGCATCAATGGTGCCGGCAAGCAGGGTCTGATGGGTGCCCTGAATGACGCGGTATTGAAATATGGGGGTAAGGTAAAAGGGGTTATCCCAAAATTTATGATCGATGCCGGATGGGGGCATGATAGTCTTACCGAGACCATTGTTACCGAGACCATTCATCAGAGAAAAGCGGCTATGGCACATGCTGCCGATGCCGTGATAGCTCTTCCCGGGGGAGTAGGGACACTGGAAGAGCTTGCGGAAATTATTACATGGAAGCAGTTGGGGTTGTATAACAATCCCATTGTCCTTCTTAATATCAATGATTACTATCAGCCGTTGCTATCTTTTTTTGAGAAGATGATTGATGAGAAGTTTATGAGAGCTGATTACAGTGGCCTCTGGAGTGTGGCGTCAACTCCAGGCATGGCTATCAACCTGATTGAAAAAATTCCTTGCTGGAACCCCTCTTTTACCAAATATAAGAAAAAAGAGTTGTAA